From Pagrus major chromosome 2, Pma_NU_1.0, one genomic window encodes:
- the n4bp2l2 gene encoding uncharacterized protein n4bp2l2 yields the protein MSDTKSSHGIENPYEDVCETTEDGSAGRDTTSVSADINVRRRVLKEVGLTSSTFIGPAFPPPKNTVKSDIEDSLSEFYKELEKIDTPDAAFPQPPIPLKISTSKEEISQDVSKEKIVQSVETDGYQKSSGQRQPSWPHWYQNEPYYPRRPRPGMDLNSGRAAPPQNQWHHPQTLNRPPNPRFQRPPFHPLTPPPAFPNPQNLPSHVNHNWSGSSMTNQYQEESHFPTFPNFPPPNVCSRPPQGFYRDSPHHFDRDERGRTSDSVNIGWSRDRKEERCQSGEDYDRHQRYDPENEEWENHCQQPDNNDVHRSSLALILMRGLPGSGKSTRARELLSTGPSGIILSTDDYFAHRDGYRYDVGLLGAAHEWNQSRAKDAMHDGRSPIIIDNTNLQAWEMKPYVKLALERGYKVDFCEPDTSWKFDPYELEKRNKHRVPQEKIAQMMDRFSFPISIDIVMSSQEPLHVNQRRRPEQPQMRRNNDFH from the exons ATGTCTGATACTAAATCCTCTCATGGCATAGAAAACCCTTATGAGGATGTGTGTGAAACAACAGAAGATGGCTCTGCTGGTAGAGACACTACATCTGTGAGTGCAGACATAAATGTGAGGCGCCGTGTGTTGAAAGAGGTGGGACTCACCAGCTCCACCTTCATCGGTCCAGCATTTCCTCCACCAAAAAACACAGTCAAGTCTGACATTGAAGACTCACTGAGTGAGTTTTACAAAGAGCTTGAGAAGATCGATACACCCGATGCAGCTTTTCCTCAACCACCAATACCTCTCAAAATATCTACCAGCAAAGAAGAGATTTCTCAGGATGTAAGCAAGGAGAAAATTGTTCAATCTGTAGAAACAGATGGCTACCAGAAAAGCAGTGGGCAGAGACAGCCATCCTGGCCACACTGGTATCAAAATGAGCCATACTACCCCAGAAGACCAAGGCCAGGCATGGACCTGAACTCTGGTAGAGCTGCTCCTCCTCAGAATCAGTGGCATCATCCTCAAACACTGAACAGACCACCAAACCCAAGATTTCAAAGACCACCATTCCACCCCCTGACACCCCCACCTGCATTCCCAAATCCACAAAACCTACCATCACACGTGAATCACAACTGGAGTGGTTCGAGCATGACAAACCAGTATCAAGAGGAGTCGCATTTTCCAACATTTCCAAACTTCCCACCTCCGAATGTATGCAGTCGCCCCCCTCAGGGCTTTTATAGAGATTCTCCACACCACTTTGACAGGGACGAACGGGGCCGCACCTCAGATAGTGTCAATATTGGATGGTcgagagacagaaaagaagaacGGTGTCAGTCGGGTGAAGATTATGACAGGCACCAGAGATATGACCCAGAAAATGAGGAGTGGGAGAATCACTGCCAACAACCTGATAACAATGATGTACACCGTTCTTCATTGGCGCTGATCTTGATGAGGGGGTTACCAGGATCTGGGAAATCAACACGGGCCAG GGAGCTGCTCTCCACTGGTCCCAGTGGGATAATACTGAGCACAGATGACTACTTTGCTCACAGAGATGGCTACCGCTATGACGTAGGCCTTCTGGGAGCAGCACATGAATGGAACCAGAGCAGAG CTAAAGATGCTATGCATGACGGCCGATCTCCAATTATTATTGATAATACAAACCTCCAAGCCTGGGAAATGAAGCCATATGTCAAATTG GCGTTGGAGAGAGGATACAAAGTGGACTTTTGTGAGCCTGACACCAGCTGGAAGTTTGATCCTTATGAGCTGGAGAA GAGGAACAAGCACAGGGTGCCGCAGGAGAAGATCGCACAGATGATGGATCGTTTTTCGTTTCCCATATCCATCGACATCGTCATGAGTTCACAGGAGCCACTTCACGTGAACCAGAGACGTCGACCAGAGCAGCCGCAGATGAGGCGGAACAACGATTTTCATTAG
- the LOC141015184 gene encoding breast cancer type 2 susceptibility protein-like, whose amino-acid sequence MTNLHDGPGEEMATVLDREMNQTSSSEGSEVKRTEESSVLYFHSLNLSGCTETQQRFLAQEALDCTNALLEDENLAEQRLSMTSVNVPLQDNPKSFDRSVEEQKGKGKRLVEDPDMTGQPPLKRRLLEEFDRTVDGPRGSTLNPQKSSPNGVMKDRRVFKYSVSLHPNITRPHRNGKNYVETRLQKTTPTQHSTPGDSRSAHSKMSTFDPPFLKNVKTESCNHAVLKDNIRTPSAFVPPFKKQRTVVQESSSKLQEEDKQHHLFVMPFKSNTYVPPTKKTQSSTGVTDNKSNEELQIVTMADTTKDNLINNQSLPVGCESEESAPEASLLEDKLSKSQDMFQNLHNVELARDIQDMRLRKKKRQTIRPLPGSLFLTKTSGVSRIPLKAAVDGKPPARYTQKQLYSRGLHQHVCEITSETAECFRFSLKQFVKQEAFIDGGGVQLADGGWLIPSNDGTAGKEEFYRALCDTPGVDPKLISEEWVYNHYRWIVWKQAAMERSFPETMGSLCLTPEQVLLQLKYRYDVEVDHSRRPALRKIMEKDDTAAKTLVLCVCGVVSGGHSPKRQSGVKTPGGDAKAENPSAVVWLTDGWYAIKAQMDEPLTAMLRTGRLAVGGKLIISGAQLVGSQDACSPLEAPDSLMLKICANSSRPARWDARLGFHRDPRPFLLPVSSLYSNGGPVGCVDIVILRSYPIQWMERKPDGGVVFRSVRAEEKEARRYNSHKQKAMESLFAKVQAEFEKEEKGNEKPQRRRRTMSRQDIAGLQDGEELYEAVGHDPAYLEAHLSEQQLQTLHTYRRSLMERKQAELQDRYRRVLENAEDREGSCPKRDVTPVWRLCIADSTDQLGSVSQLNLWRPPSDLQSLLKEGSRYKVYNLTASEGKKPGGSTSVQLTGTKKTQFQDLQASQGWLSTHFQPRFSTHFVDLQNTDFQPLCGEVDLTGYVISIIDGQGFSPAFYLADGNLNFIKVRCFSSLAQSGLEDVLKPRVLLALSNLQLRGQSTSPTPVVFAGDLTVFSTNPKEVHLQESLSQLRSLVQGQANFSQTAEEKLSHLIKCGGLSSISSPALQTRTPASATTTDRGQDTKPSVTSQQPVRSLGSFTPLSRNPPAQNCSTEKDPSSLKRRRALDYLSRIPSPPPLSHLGSVASPCVNKTFVPPRRSGTPSTLKTVQTPARKSVNSPVEEEWVNDEELAMIDTQALLVGDLM is encoded by the exons atgaCCAACCTCCATGACGGCCCTGGAGAGGAAATGGCAACTGTGTTGGACCGTGAAATGAATCAGACAAGCAGCAGTGAAGGATCTGAGGTCAAACGGACAGAAGAGTCTTCAGTTCTGTACTTTCACTCACTTAACCTCAGTGGCTGCACTGAAACCCAGCAGAGGTTTCTTGCCCAGGAAGCTCTGGACTGCACTAATGCTTTGTTAGAGGATGAAAATCTAGCAGAACAAAGACTCTCAATGACTTCAGTAAATGTGCCACTGCAAGATAACCCCAAATCCTTTGATAGATCTGTAGaggaacaaaaaggaaaagggaaaagacTGGTAGAGGATCCAGATATGACCG GTCAGCCTCCCCTGAAGAGACGATTGCTCGAAGAATTTGACAGGACTGTTGATGGTCCAAGAGGTTCGACACTCAATCCACAAAAAAGCAGTCCAAATG GTGTTATGAAAGACAGGAGAGTTTTCAAGTACAGTGTCTCTCTGCATCCAAACATCACAAGGCCACACAG GAATGGAAAAAACTATGTGGAAACCAGATTGCAAAagacaacaccaacacaacactcAACTCCAGGAGACAGCAGATCAGCCCATTCCAAGATGTCCACGTTTGATCCACCATTCCTCAAGAATGTAAAGACGGAGAGCTGCAATCATGCAGTGCTCAAGGACAATATAAGAACACCTTCTGCATTCGTTCCTCcattcaaaaaacaaagaactgtTGTCCAAGAGAGCTCTTCTAAACTACAGGAGGAGGATAAACAGCACCATCTCTTTGTAATGCCCTTTAAGAGCAACACTTATGTACCGCCCactaagaaaacacaaagctcTACAGgtgtaactgataataaaagCAACGAAGAACTTCAGATTGTGACCATGGCTGACACTACAAAAGATAacctgatcaataatcaaagcCTGCCTGTTGGCTGTGAATCTGAGGAGTCTGCCCCAGAGGCCTCACTCTTGGAGGACAAACTGTCCAAAAGCCAAG ACATGTTTCAGAATCTTCATAACGTGGAGCTGGCACGAGATATACAAGACATGaggctgaggaagaagaagcgCCAGACCATTCGGCCTTTGCCAGGCAGTTTGTTTCTAACCAAAACCTCCGGAGTGTCGAGGATACCATTAAAGGCTGCAGTAGATGGGAAGCCCCCTGCAAGATACACCCAAAAACAG CTGTATAGCAGAGGACTTcatcagcatgtgtgtgagatCACCAGTGAGACTGCAGAATGTTTTCGCTTCAGTTTAAAGCAGTTTGTCAAACAGGAGGCATTTATAGACGGAGGTGGTGTTCAGCTTGCTGATGGAGGATGGCTGATCCCCAGTAATGATGGGACTGCAGGGAAAGAAGAGTTTTACAG AGCATTATGTGACACCCCCGGTGTGGATCCTAAACTCATCAGTGAGGAATGGGTGTACAATCACTACAGGTGGATTGTATGGAAGCAGGCCGCCATGGAGAGATCATTTCCAGAAACAATGGGCAGCCTCTGTCTCACCCCAGAGCAGGTTCTCCTACAGCTGAAGTACAG ATACGATGTAGAGGTGGACCACAGCCGCAGGCCGGCTCTGAGGAAGATCATGGAAAAGGACGACACAGCAGCCAAAACCCTGGTCCTCTGTGTTTGTGGGGTTGTCTCTGGGGGTCACTCCCCAAAAAGACAAAGTGGTGTTAAGACCCCAGGTGGCGACGCCAAGGCAGAAAACCCATCTGCGGTTGTTTGGCTGACAGATGGATGGTATGCCATTAAAGCCCAGATGGATGAACCTTTGACTGCCATGCTTCGAACAGGTCGACTGGCTGTCGGTGGGAAGCTGATCATCAGTGGGGCTCAGCTGGTGGGATCACAAGATGCTTGCTCCCCTCTGGAGGCACCTGATTCCCTCATGTTAAAG aTTTGCGCCAATAGCAGCAGACCCGCACGATGGGATGCCAGGCTGGGATTTCACAGAGATCCAAGGCCATTCttgcttcctgtttcctctttgTACAGCAATGGAGGACCAGTGGGATGTGTGGACATTGTCATACTGAGAAGCTACCCCATACAG TGGATGGAGAGGAAACCAGATGGAGGTGTTGTGTTTCGTTCTGTTCGTGCAGAAGAGAAGGAGGCGAGACGATACAACAGCCACAAACAAAAAGCTATGGAGAGCCTGTTTGCTAAAGTTCAAGCTGAAtttgaaaaggaggagaaag GTAATGAGAAACCTCAGCGCAGAAGACGGACAATGAGTCGTCAGGATATTGCAGGTCTCCAGGATGGGGAGGAGCTTTATGAAGCAGTGGGGCATGACCCAGCTTACCTGGAG GCTCATTTGAGCGAACAGCAGTTGCAGACTCTACATACGTACAGGCGTTCTCTGATGGAGAGGAAGCAAGCTGAGCTGCAGGATCGGTACCGACGAGTTTTAGAAAACGCAGAGGACCGCGAAGGTAGCTGTCCCAAGCGAGACGTTACACCTGTGTGGAGACTCTGCATTGCGGACTCCACGGATCAACTTGGCAGTG tttcCCAGTTGAATCTTTGGCGACCTCCCTCAGATCTTCAGTCTTTGCTGAAGGAAGGCTCTCGATACAAAGTGTATAACCTCACTGCTTCTGAAGGAAAGAAACCTGGTGGCAGCACATCTGTTCAGCTGACtgggacaaagaaaacacagtttcaGGACCTACAG GCTTCTCAGGGATGGTTATCAACACATTTTCAACCAAGGTTCTCAACCCATTTTGTGGATCTTCAAAACACAGACTTCCAGCCGCTGTGTGGAGAGGTTGATCTCACAGGATATGTCATCAGTATCATAGATGGACAGG GTTTCTCTCCTGCGTTTTATTTGGCTGATGGGAACCTGAACTTTATTAAAGTGCGCTGTTTCAGCAGCTTGGCTCAGTCTGGCTTGGAAGATGTGTTAAAACCACGTGTCCTGTTGGCTCTGAGCAACCTGCAGCTGAGAGGTCAGTCCACATCTCCCACTCCCGTTGTGTTCGCTGGAGATCTGACCGTCTTCTCTACAAACCCCAAGGAAGTTCATCTACAGGAATCACTCAGCCAACTCAGAAGCCTGGTCCAG GGTCAGGCGAACTTTTCTCAAACTGCTGAGGAGAAGCTTTCACATTTAATCAAATGTGGTGGGCTGAGCTCCATCTCCTCTCCAGCTCTGCAAACACGAACACCAGCTTCAGCTACTACAACGGACAGAGGACAAGACACAAAGCCGAGT GTCACGTCTCAGCAGCCAGTCAGAAGCTTGGGATCATTCACGCCTCTCAGCAGGAACCCTCCTGCACAGAACTGTTCAACAGAGAAAGATCCGAGCagcctgaagaggaggagagctcTGGACTATCTGTCTCGTATCCCGTCTCCACCGCCTCTCTCCCATCTGGGCTCTGTGGCTTCTCCATGTGTAAATAAGACATTCGTCCCCCCTCGAAGGTCTGGGACACCCAGCACTTTAAAAACTGTACAGACTCCAGCTCGCAAATCTGTTAATTCACCTGTGGAGGAGGAATGGGTGAATGACGAGGAGCTGGCAATGATTGACACTCAGGCGTTGCTTGTTGGTGATTTGATGTAG
- the LOC141012022 gene encoding uncharacterized protein yields MDLPSKNMYDTFKDDIWKELGSLDPDWFETLTAQTLNNEGNVSDQDELCANQEGNFKAPFDKSAAESQLFSTPKVFRHSRVVSPETEDEHSFTAEHEKETLPWTATQSPCLFGMLKEGFQGAKHGSIQHQNEDSFDLLRTPQKSPVSYAKHISESLGAQIHPDISWTSSLNTPPAIPSTLILTKPDESPCPLSASADKNVVFVRKLFPSLSNASRVGAVSPKNSDMPTVHKGVVSPVAGQNPESLGSPQSSLNQSEGVWRPKLPDAIEDGDICSTVASVLDGAEDVLSIFFPNSSSALRKVKTDRIKRKQIIPTKEHSCSSADVSTTNNPASNEQKTADQDSGRLLSPPPVKTGDMGNTQWSPLSLSDIPPCTVDSSCHDNGSATHVENSISTGQLRGDFDSGQLSRPHMKITDSGFTKKKRTFVYTVKTSKLQVEGIEKQSQKMDSSPGIPDSGQNVNVKQLVRAPGEAECCSISKNDMQKQGNLTEENLPPSVQAKVQDLDISQLSRDFAQDFSQMPDPVTLSKVAEDTPRNDFSPSACLSAMKRANQKAGQANLAHDCDDASNRRSVATTNQNNSINEGTISDSGFQSAVADIIHVTASSFVVPSSVNNGHSQQWTGFKTDIQRTTFTSTNKGSGKTHVDDILQEAETDADMPSTIEGRETLDPGRESELHMESTSNRLPSSPKGTVDNTNCIPLNGQLHGSLPKKTTVSLSSVHTSGFKTASNKGIQISSANLERAKHLFEETKGERILSDQHIKCAYDTEHELGMSHGSVKDATFNSNQPLSSNEKSVDSSCQLTASQKADVTELCTLLEEADSQFEFTQFKTAKLKLDNVTSPQKVDKELDPDFLTGIDFDDSFNSDLEKHLRVTAVHDKMTKVSDGETSTATSKSTGLSLSSEMKKENSSTEDASSSSKQISEGSKSVMSDENKNLYRAGHTETSKLENNNPLMLGVGFKTAGGNVLRVSKKCLSKARALFADLEENLMINEKSPDKQSSETDAKTQRKCKMDKHTGNVLPHKQDGGKITCSDTQVTGIRDEDATKSLNNSKVDTTKCQSGFQMANGKGISISAKSMQEADAFFKDCDMMDTSAGVSVKHKKSTEPLPGVSVSVSVSHKKNLQKFKNVQGMKANISKEPINEVEDVNAGPTAHHTDVVRHKVETHNFGLKSTLTLTSAASYHGNPSSTAKALSSLSYTTSKNIGSSVINELSASGGFCTARGEKVLVSADALKKAECLLNDIDTLPDTNKQRKQKEDALRTGHLVNQIQGSPPKNGGFQTASGKGFTISSAALKRAEMLLSECGEVDDKIGVKPTHSKMPVPGPTPRNRGFLAASGKPVAFSSEALQKAKALFSDINSSAETPAVSHTRNGDKKQDKDKHMEKIHSGFSTAGGAEVHVSQKNLLKAKNLLKEFDSSISATAMQDSDVFFKDCNSMDVKESMSVTHRKSILSLSGSGSEKKNLSLFKQDQVTTNEESGSGHTEIENVTVGRVVNHEKMLHSEIHDEGFKTMLESTSAAALNGNPPLISKHSPFCQKSKNISCSASNELSNISGFCTASGKKVSISDDAMTKARSVFNENSTFEDTNKPVKQKVDTLSQPNGGFQTASGKGVAVSSAALKKAKALLSECEGVEDKISVQPTCSKMTVPGPPPRSHGFLAASGKPVAFSSEALEKAKAFFGDISSSTEIPDVSHSRNSDKKQDKGEDKEKIHCGFSTAGGAKVHVSPGNLLKAKNLLKEFDGSILATAMQEADAFFADCDIMDSRDGISASGKNVSVSHDALTKAKSLFNENATFEKTNKWLKPKLETLPSQNGGFQTASGKGVAVSSAALKKAKTLFSECEGAQDKIDVKPTHSKTPVPGPPPRNHGFLAASGKPVAISSEALEKAKALFGDISSSAEIPSVSHTRNSEQKYAQNDKEENHCGFSTAGGAKVHVSQKNLLKAKNLLKDLADGECHDSSPRDTHKSIVKDVRTSNVPTAI; encoded by the exons ATGGATTTGCCCTCCAAAAACATGTACGACACATTTAAAGATGACATCTGGAAAG AGCTGGGATCACTGGACCCTGACTGGTTTGAGACGCTGACAGCTCAAACTTTAAACAATGAGGGAAATGTCTCTGATCAAGATGAGCTGTGCGCTAACCAAGAGGGGAATTTTAAAGCACCTTTTGACAAAAGCGCAGCAGAGAGTCAGCTATTTTCAACCCCGAAAGTTTTCAGACACAGTCGAGTCGTTTCACCTGAAACTGAGGATGAACATTCGTTCACTGCTGAACATG aaaaagaaacattgccATGGACAGCAACACAAAGTCCATGTTTGTTTGGGATGTTAAAAGAAGG gttccaaGGTGCAAAACATGGAAGTATCCAGCATCAGAATGAGGACAGTTTTG ATCTGCTTCGTACCCCACAAAAATCCCCA GTCAGCTATGCTAAGCATATATCTGAAAGTCTCGGTGCACAGATTCATCCTGATATCTCGTGGACCAGTTCTCTGAATACCCCACCAGCAATACCATCCACCCTGATTTTAA CTAAACCTGATGAGAGTCCCTGCCCACTGAGTGCGTCTGCAGACAAAAATGTTGTC TTTGTTCGGAagctttttccttctctttcaaATGCATCCAGAGTTGGAGCGGTGTCACCCAAAAATAGTGACATGCCAACTGTTCACAAAG GTGTTGTGTCCCCTGTGGCTGGTCAGAATCCAGAGTCCCTCGGCTCACCCCAGAGTTCTTTGAATCAGAGTGAGGGAGTTTGGAGACCAAAGCTACCAGATGCTATTGAGGATGGAGACATTTGCAGCACCGTAGCAAGTGTTCTTGATGGAGCTGAAGATGTTCTCTCTATATTTTTCCCCAACAGTAGTTCAGCACTGAGAAAAGTGAAAACCGAcagaatcaaaagaaaacaaataattcCCACAAAAGAACACAGTTGCAGCTCTGCGGACGTCTCAACAACAAACAACCCTGCATCCaatgaacagaaaacagctgatcAGGACTCTGGCAGACttctctcacctccacctgtgaAAACAGGAGATATGGGAAACACCCAGTGGTCTCCATTGAGTTTATCTGATATTCCTCCTTGCACTGTGGATTCCTCTTGCCACGATAATGGTTCTGCTACACATGTGGAAAACAGTATTTCAACAGGACAACTGCGGGGAGACTTTGATTCTGGGCAACTAAGCAGGCCACATATGAAAATCACAGACTCTGGATTTACCAAGAAAAAGAGGACATTTGTTTATACTGTTAAGACTTCAAAACTGCAAGTTGAAGGAATAGAAAAACAGTCTCAGAAGATGGACTCGTCACCTGGGATTCCAGATTCTG GTCAAAACGTGAATGTGAAGCAGTTGGTGAGGGCCCCAGGTGAAGCAGAGTGTTGCAGCATCAGCAAGAATGACATGCAAAAACAGGGAAATCTGACTGAAGAAAATCTACCTCCCTCTGTGCAAGCAAAAGTCCAGGATCTTGACATATCGCAGCTTTCCAGAGATTTTGCACAAGACTTCAGTCAAATGCCAGACCCGGTTACACTGAGTAAAGTGGCAGAGGATACTCCTCGAAATGACTTCTCTCCATCAGCTTGCCTGTCAGCCATGAAACGAGCTAATCAGAAAGCAGGGCAAGCAAATCTTGCCCATGACTGTGATGACGCCAGTAACAGAAGATCCGTTGCTACGACTAATCAAAATAACTCTATCAATGAAGGCACAATAAGTGACAGTGGATTCCAGTCTGCTGTTGCAGATATCATTCATGTGACTGCATCATCCTTTGTTGTTCCCAGCTCGGTGAACAATGGGCACAGTCAACAATGGACAGGCTTTAAAACTGATATCCAAAGGACTACTTTTACATCTACAAATAAAGGAAGCGGAAAAACACATGTGGATGATATTTTACAAGAAGCTGAAACTGATGCCGATATGCCCAGCACAATAGAGGGAAGGGAGACACTTGACCCTGGCAGAGAGAGTGAGTTGCACATGGAGAGTACATCAAATCGACTACCGAGCAGTCCAAAAGGAACTGTTGATAACACTAATTGCATTCCACTTAATGGTCAACTTCATGGCAGTCtgccaaagaaaacaacagtttcTCTGTCCTCCGTCCATACGTCAGGATTCAAAACAGCTTCAAATAAGGGCATACAAATCTCCTCAGCCAACCTGGAGAGAGCCAAGCATCTCTTTGAAGAAACGAAAGGGGAAAGGATTTTAAGTGATCAGCACATCAAATGTGCCTATGACACTGAACATGAACTTGGTATGAGTCATGGATCAGTCAAAGACGCAACCTTCAACTCAAACCAGCCTCTTTcttcaaatgaaaaaagtgtGGACAGCAGTTGCCAGTTAACAGCTTCACAGAAAGCTGATGTGACGGAGCTATGCACTCTCCTGGAAGAAGCCGATAGCCAGTTTGAGTTTACTCAATTCAAAACCGCAAAGCTAAAACTAGATAATGTCACCTCTCCCCAAAAAGTTGACAAGGAACTCGACCCTGATTTTCTCACGGGTATAGATTTTGATGACAGTTTCAATTCAGATCTTGAAAAGCACCTGAGAGTTACGGCAGTgcatgacaaaatgacaaaagttTCAGATGGCGAAACATCCACTGCCACAAGTAAATCCACAGGTTTGTCCTTGTcgagtgaaatgaaaaaagaaaattcctcGACTGAAGATGCATCTTCCTCTTCAAAGCAGATCTCTGAAGGCAGTAAGAGTGTTAtgtcagatgaaaacaaaaatctttacAGAGCTGGCCACACTGAAACAAGCAAGCTGGAGAACAATAATCCTTTGATGCTTGGTGTTGGATTTAAGACTGCAGGAGGAAATGTTTTGAGAGTATCAAAGAAGTGTCTGAGCAAAGCTAGAGCTTTGTTTGCAGATTTAGAGGAGAATCTTATGATAAATGAAAAATCCCCGGACAAACAAAGTAGTGAAACTGATGCTAAAACACAGCGCAAATGCAAAATGGACAAGCACACTGGTAATGTTTTGCCTCATAAACAAGATGGAGGAAAAATAACCTGTTCAGACACACAGGTCACTGGCATTAGAGATGAAGATGCTACAAAAAGTCTAAACAACAGCAAAGTGGACACAACCAAGTGTCAAAGTGGTTTCCAGATGGCCAATGGGAAAGGGATTTCTATTTCAGCAAAATCCATGCAAGAGGCAGATGCTTTCTTCAAAGACTGTGACATGATGGATACTAGCGCTGGCGTGtcagtaaaacataaaaagagcACAGAACCCTTGCCTggagtcagtgtcagtgtcagtgtcagtcatAAGAAAAACCTCCAGAAATTTAAGAATGTTCAAGGGATGAAAGCAAACATTTCTAAAGAACCAATCAATGAAGTTGAAGATGTGAATGCTGGGCCAACTGCACATCACACAGACGTTGTACGACATAAAGTGGAGACTCACAATTTTGGTTTGAAGAGTACACTGACTTTAACGAGCGCAGCTTCTTACCATGGAAACCCATCTTCGACTGCAAAGGCACTTTCATCTCTCTCTTATACAACATCAAAGAATATTGGCTCTTCTGTCATCAATGAATTGAGCGCCAGTGGTGGATTTTGTACAGCCCGTGGGGAGAAAGTATTGGTTTCAGCTGACGCACTGAAGAAAGCAGAGTGTCTTTTGAATGACATTGATACACTTCcggacacaaacaaacaacggAAACAAAAGGAAGATGCTTTAAGAACAGGTCATCTCGTCAATCAAATTCAGGGTTCACCCCCCAAAAATGGTGGATTTCAAACAGCCAGTGGCAAAGGATTCACTATTTCATCTGCAGCTCTCAAAAGAGCGGAAATGTtgttgagtgaatgtggtgAAGTTGATGATAAAATAGGTGTAAAACCAACACATTCCAAGATGCCAGTTCCCGGTCCGACACCCAGGAATCGTGGATTTCTTGCAGCAAGTGGTAAACCAGTGGCATTTTCATCTGAGGCCCTCCAGAAAGCAAAAGCTCTCTTCAGTGACATCAATTCCAGTGCAGAGACCCCAGCTGTTTCACACACAAGGAACGGTGACAAGAAACAAGACAAGGATAAACATATGGAGAAAATACATTCTGGTTTCTCAACTGCAGGGGGAGCAGAAGTCCATGTTTCACAGAAAAATCTGTTGAAAGCAAAGAACCTCTTGAAAGAATTTGATTCTTCTATTTCAGCAACAGCAATGCAAGATTCAGATGTGTTCTTCAAGGATTGTAACTCTATGGATGTCAAAGAAAGCATGTCAGTGACTCATAGAAAAAGTATATTATCTCTGAGTGGAAGtggcagtgagaaaaaaaacctttcctTATTTAAACAAGATCAGGTGACGACAAATGAGGAGTCTGGAAGTGGACACACTGAGATTGAAAATGTGACAGTGGGACGAGTCGTAAACCATGAAAAGATGCTGCATAGTGAGATTCATGATGAGGGTTTTAAAACGATGCTGGAATCAACCagtgcagcagctttaaatggaAATCCACCTTTAATCTCAAAGCACTCTCCATTTtgccaaaaatcaaaaaacattaGTTGCTCTGCCAGCAATGAATTGAGCAACATTAGTGGATTCTGTACAGCCAGTGGTAAAAAGGTATCCATTTCGGATGATGCAATGACAAAGGCAAGGTCTGTGTTTAATGAAAATTCAACATTTgaggacacaaacaaaccgGTGAAACAAAAAGTAGACACTTTGTCACAACCGAACGGAGGATTTCAGACAGCTAGCGGCAAAGGAGTTGCTGTTTCATCTGCGGCCCTAAAGAAAGCAAAAGCTCTGCTTAGTGAATGTGAAGGAGTTGAGGATAAAATTAGTGTACAACCAACATGCTCCAAGATGACAGTTCCTGGTCCACCACCTAGGAGTCATGGATTTCTTGCAGCCAGTGGTAAACCAGTTGCATTTTCATCTGAGGCCCTTGAGAAAGCAAAAGCGTTCTTCGGTGACATCAGTTCCAGTACAGAGATCCCAGATGTTTCACACTCAAGGAACAGTGATAAGAAACAAGACAAGGGTGAAGATAAGGAGAAAATACATTGTGGTTTCTCGACTGCAGGGGGAGCCAAAGTCCATGTTTCACCAGGAAATCTGTTGAAAGCAAAGAACCTTTTGAAAGAATTTGATGGTTCTATTTTAGCAACAGCAATGCAAGAAGCAGATGCTTTCTTTGCGGACTGTGACATTATGGACAGTAGAGATGGCATATCAGCCAGTGGGAAAAACGTATCTGTGTCGCATGACGCATTGACAAAAGCAAAGtctctttttaatgaaaatgctACATTTGAGAAGACAAACAAATGGCTGAAACCAAAACTAGAAACTTTGCCATCACAGAATGGTGGATTTCAGACAGCCAGTGGCAAAGGAGTTGCTGTTTCATCTGCAGCTCTCAAGAAAGCAAAAACTCTGTTCAGTGAATGTGAAGGAGCTCAGGATAAAATTGATGTAAAACCAACACATTCCAAGACGCCAGTTCCTGGTCCACCACCCAGGAACCATGGATTTCTTGCAGCCAGCGGTAAGCCAGTGGCAATTTCATCTGAGGCCCTTGAGAAAGCAAAAGCGCTCTTTGGTGACATCAGTTCCAGTGCAGAGATCCCAAGTGTTTCACACACAAGGAATAGTGAACAGAAATATGCTCAAAAtgataaagaagaaaatcattGTGGTTTCTCAACTGCAGGTGGAGCAAAAGTGCATGTTTCGCAGAAAAATCTGTTGAAAGCAAAGAACCTCTTGAAAGACCTTGCTGATGGGGAGTGTCACGATTCAAGTCCACGTGACACCCATAAATCAATCGTAAAAGATGTAAGAACTTCAAATGTCCCCACAGCCA TTTGA